The Candidatus Dependentiae bacterium genome has a window encoding:
- a CDS encoding metallophosphoesterase, producing the protein MKTNRTNLFFLIVFLSFSLIQNLMCMRDKRIKNMTKIEPSQEYKKKKRSESIHDQVSEKILSDIVFNDSLDDSVLCDKYIFLNIDGFKESFKNELDLFRKNITKLIDNKNFKTAISLQEKDIYDQRSIYYGRLTQSKNLINSYSIGDIHASSLHLIKDLRKLKSLGVLTDKLELINLKNDNQQEMETYFINTGDIIDRGLNGAECIYLFMLLFNKNPNNVILLRGNHESFITSHNYGFSMEIGRYFSNIESNLFDEVIKYFKTLGKDINQDELDLNKSDLEKIMKLYFENSNYKNIISTLKLLPSTAFLIDKNKFTIQFSHGTIDTAFKLNKRNKKNAIKLQADKTFINDNYNKYIWGDSILDGDVDEKRNNSEGLSEKDIYQYMETNNINLFVCGHNHYSKNLNKYGFMYTTNNEGTKNIIRHIQFFGIYKYMPSIVNISFNKKININPIYIDTKEDLNIPSNPMPDFLRKNFKFNFLWWLKKQT; encoded by the coding sequence ATGAAAACAAATAGGACAAATTTATTTTTTTTAATAGTCTTTTTGAGTTTTTCGTTAATTCAAAATTTAATGTGCATGAGAGATAAAAGAATAAAAAACATGACTAAAATAGAACCGTCTCAAGAATATAAAAAAAAGAAACGATCTGAAAGTATTCACGATCAGGTAAGCGAAAAAATCCTATCCGATATAGTTTTTAACGACAGTCTCGACGATAGTGTTTTATGTGATAAATACATATTTTTAAATATTGATGGTTTTAAAGAATCATTCAAAAACGAATTAGATCTATTTAGAAAAAATATAACTAAGCTTATTGATAATAAAAATTTCAAAACAGCAATTTCGCTTCAAGAAAAAGATATATATGATCAACGCAGTATTTATTATGGAAGACTAACTCAGTCAAAAAATCTAATTAATTCATATTCTATCGGGGATATTCATGCAAGTTCGCTACATTTAATTAAAGATTTAAGAAAATTAAAAAGTTTAGGAGTTTTAACAGATAAATTGGAATTAATAAATTTAAAAAATGATAATCAACAAGAAATGGAAACATATTTTATTAACACAGGCGACATAATAGATAGAGGTTTAAATGGAGCTGAATGCATTTATCTTTTTATGCTGCTGTTTAATAAAAATCCCAATAATGTAATTTTGCTACGTGGAAATCATGAATCATTTATCACTTCACATAATTACGGTTTTTCAATGGAAATAGGTAGATATTTTTCCAATATAGAAAGTAATCTATTTGATGAAGTAATCAAATATTTTAAAACATTAGGAAAAGATATAAATCAAGATGAATTGGATTTAAATAAATCAGATCTGGAAAAAATAATGAAACTATATTTTGAAAATTCAAATTATAAAAATATAATTTCAACACTAAAATTACTACCATCAACTGCATTTTTAATTGATAAAAACAAATTTACAATACAATTTTCCCATGGAACAATTGATACTGCATTTAAATTAAATAAAAGAAATAAAAAAAATGCCATAAAACTTCAAGCCGATAAAACTTTTATAAATGATAATTATAATAAATATATCTGGGGAGACAGCATACTTGATGGAGATGTTGATGAAAAAAGAAACAATTCAGAAGGCTTATCTGAAAAAGATATTTATCAATATATGGAAACAAATAATATAAATTTATTTGTTTGTGGTCATAATCACTACAGCAAAAATTTAAACAAATACGGGTTTATGTACACTACAAATAACGAAGGCACTAAAAATATAATCCGACATATTCAATTTTTTGGAATATATAAATACATGCCATCAATAGTAAACATATCTTTCAATAAAAAAATAAATATTAACCCTATTTATATAGATACAAAAGAGGATTTAAATATTCCAAGCAATCCTATGCCTGATTTTTTACGCAAAAATTTTAAATTTAATTTTTTATGGTGGCTTAAAAAACAAACCTAA
- a CDS encoding M23 family metallopeptidase → MFHKFKVPLIISFLGLITLFLGYKAISYSTYSVVPEISTKGLTSGDYYSGVVQSKIVSNNGYKIDHIDVYLDGKMLDLDGTKKINKKSLNFPLTIDTTTLLDGKHNLTVDIVDASKHQNKNQMNLDFYVDNTDLNATFIDQSYKVLQGRTIHAKIKANKKLADAKIQFLEKNYEFYPESEYSTVYESFIPVDCDLNAGEYQLNAKVKDFVGHDMNLSGRVDIQEYNFPKQKGFVVEKGKLEEEKEVSMSNRILEDAIEKWLTDSPNKKLWTGRFEVPVDIKKITTPFGEIRTTSEKGHYMHKAVDILNNPRSVIWASQEGKVVIKDRFLLTGNTIVLDHGIGVFTIYCHLEDFADIEVGDLVKKGNKIGRMGMTGYANGYHLHWELRVNNVAVDPFQWTQKNF, encoded by the coding sequence ATGTTTCACAAATTTAAAGTTCCGTTAATTATTAGTTTTTTAGGTTTAATTACACTGTTTTTAGGTTATAAGGCCATTAGTTATTCAACCTATTCGGTTGTTCCTGAAATTAGTACAAAAGGGCTGACTTCGGGAGATTATTATTCCGGAGTGGTTCAATCTAAAATAGTTTCAAATAATGGCTATAAAATTGATCATATAGACGTTTATCTTGATGGAAAAATGTTAGATTTGGATGGAACAAAAAAAATAAATAAAAAGAGTTTAAATTTTCCATTAACAATAGATACAACAACATTGCTTGATGGTAAACACAATTTAACTGTGGATATTGTTGATGCAAGTAAACATCAAAATAAAAATCAGATGAATTTAGATTTTTATGTTGATAATACCGATTTAAATGCAACATTTATTGATCAATCATATAAAGTTTTACAGGGCAGAACAATTCATGCAAAAATTAAAGCGAATAAAAAACTTGCAGATGCCAAAATTCAATTTCTTGAAAAAAATTATGAATTTTATCCTGAGTCTGAATATTCAACAGTTTATGAATCTTTTATTCCGGTTGATTGTGATTTAAATGCCGGTGAATACCAATTGAATGCAAAAGTTAAAGATTTTGTTGGTCATGATATGAACCTTTCAGGAAGAGTTGATATTCAGGAATATAATTTTCCAAAACAAAAAGGCTTTGTAGTTGAAAAAGGTAAGCTTGAAGAAGAAAAAGAAGTTAGTATGAGCAATAGAATATTGGAAGATGCTATTGAAAAATGGCTTACTGATTCTCCAAATAAAAAATTATGGACCGGAAGATTTGAAGTTCCTGTTGATATTAAAAAAATAACAACTCCTTTTGGCGAGATTAGAACAACTTCTGAAAAGGGACATTATATGCACAAGGCTGTTGATATTTTGAATAATCCGAGAAGTGTTATTTGGGCCAGCCAAGAGGGTAAAGTTGTTATAAAAGATAGATTTTTATTAACAGGAAATACTATTGTTCTTGATCATGGTATTGGCGTATTTACAATATACTGTCATCTGGAAGACTTTGCAGATATTGAGGTTGGTGATTTGGTTAAAAAGGGTAATAAGATTGGTCGTATGGGTATGACAGGTTATGCCAATGGTTATCACCTGCACTGGGAATTAAGAGTTAATAACGTGGCTGTTGATCCATTCCAGTGGACACAAAAGAATTTTTAA
- a CDS encoding type II and III secretion system protein, which translates to MIFYLIFSLLFFISLNADEVFIPTEAPDLSRVPNYVSDMLQEEKDKNDNSELSKFENTVKEIVNTQDSQLAKKADELIKDKDKLNNLLSNFKNTNTTLDVKDTEFAELQEIINLQYEYEPLLNNTISFKSKTVDVKNVIELIGKIAGLNFIIDSSVSGIISNINFENITLSSALKIVLSSAFPRLVLVREHNVLRIMNLKDAVLILKSKYADSLISDFVIIYNAKFSETFKLRVEKMWYGIIGKTENKKGYYLVFDDESKKIFFKGSKSEILEFKNFLKQIDIDIPQIRIDARIAVAAKDFEESFGLQVSGVYNRSASINHGWNVAGFGPIKTDGQGDFKTGNLMDWALNLLPDSASKFLNFPFILGGHDLNTKRLNLVLNAAENKSEIETILKPTLLVNSGDFAEILVGNEVPIETNVQERIEGSLRNIDTISYKDLGMKLKVKPTVTPDNKSVFLDIFVEHSYFKDATFNAKTSVIVMNKTTNKVLLNSGQTTLIGGLISNEKRKIKNGVPILQHIPVIGLLFSGKRKLKNDDQLMIFITPTIV; encoded by the coding sequence ATGATTTTTTATCTTATTTTTAGCTTATTGTTTTTTATTTCACTTAATGCCGATGAAGTTTTTATTCCAACAGAAGCACCTGATTTATCAAGAGTGCCAAATTATGTTTCAGACATGCTTCAAGAAGAAAAAGATAAAAATGATAATTCTGAACTTTCAAAATTTGAAAATACTGTAAAAGAAATTGTAAATACGCAGGATAGCCAACTAGCCAAAAAAGCTGATGAACTAATAAAAGATAAAGATAAACTTAACAACTTATTAAGTAATTTTAAAAATACAAATACTACTTTAGATGTAAAAGATACTGAATTTGCAGAATTGCAAGAAATTATCAACTTGCAATACGAATATGAGCCATTATTGAACAATACAATTTCTTTTAAGTCTAAAACTGTAGATGTAAAAAATGTGATAGAGCTTATTGGTAAAATTGCCGGTTTAAATTTTATTATCGATTCGTCAGTTTCCGGAATTATCAGTAATATAAATTTTGAAAATATTACACTATCATCTGCATTAAAAATTGTTTTATCGTCTGCATTTCCAAGACTGGTTCTTGTAAGAGAGCATAATGTTTTGCGAATTATGAATTTAAAAGATGCAGTGTTAATTTTAAAATCAAAATACGCAGATTCGCTTATATCTGATTTTGTAATAATTTATAACGCAAAATTTTCAGAAACGTTTAAACTGCGTGTGGAAAAAATGTGGTATGGAATTATTGGAAAAACAGAAAATAAAAAGGGGTACTATTTAGTTTTTGATGATGAATCAAAAAAGATATTTTTTAAAGGTAGTAAGTCTGAAATTTTGGAATTTAAAAATTTCTTAAAACAGATTGATATTGATATACCGCAAATAAGAATAGATGCTCGAATTGCTGTGGCGGCAAAAGATTTTGAAGAAAGCTTTGGGTTGCAAGTTTCAGGTGTTTATAATAGATCGGCAAGTATTAATCACGGTTGGAATGTAGCAGGTTTTGGTCCAATAAAAACCGATGGACAGGGCGATTTTAAAACCGGTAACTTAATGGATTGGGCATTAAATTTATTACCGGATTCTGCAAGTAAGTTTTTAAATTTCCCATTTATTTTAGGCGGTCATGATTTAAATACAAAGCGTTTAAATTTAGTTTTAAATGCTGCAGAAAATAAAAGTGAAATAGAAACTATTTTAAAACCAACACTTCTTGTTAATAGCGGAGATTTTGCGGAAATTTTGGTTGGTAATGAAGTTCCAATAGAAACAAATGTGCAAGAAAGAATTGAAGGATCTTTACGAAATATTGATACAATAAGTTATAAAGATCTGGGTATGAAACTTAAGGTTAAACCAACCGTAACGCCGGATAATAAATCTGTTTTCTTGGATATTTTTGTTGAACATTCATATTTTAAAGATGCAACGTTTAATGCAAAAACTTCTGTGATTGTTATGAATAAGACGACTAATAAAGTTTTATTGAATAGCGGTCAGACGACACTTATCGGCGGTTTGATTTCCAATGAAAAAAGAAAGATAAAAAATGGTGTTCCAATTTTACAGCATATTCCGGTTATTGGATTGCTTTTTTCGGGTAAAAGAAAATTAAAAAATGATGATCAATTGATGATTTTTATTACTCCAACGATTGTTTAA